The DNA region CCAATTGGCGTAGCGAAGCTTCGTATCCGTATCGATAACCCCAGTTGCAGTGCGGCAATGGATATAGCGGCGAACCAGCCTCGCAGGCTCCACACCACCGTTTCCATCGGGAATGAGCCCGGTATGGAGAACAGTTGGCCTGCTGCCCAGTACATGAGCATGAAGAAGGCTTGGGCCGAGAAGATCAAAATGCCGACAATGACCAACTTGGCGACAAACAGACTGGTGACCGACAACGGAGAAGCCAGAATCATATTCCAGTTGCGATTGCTGTGTTCCAGGCGGCATACAAAGGCACAACAGATGGCGATCAGGATGGGAAGGAAGAATTCTCCATAGAATAAACTGACCTGTGTCCACAGGCTGTACCACCCGTTTTGCAAGGCCGCTTGATTGAAATAAAAGTTAAAGCATCCGATGAGCAGGCTGATGATAGGCAGAATGGCCAGTACCAGGCTGATCCGGGAATGCCGAAGTTTA from Paenibacillus sp. JNUCC-31 includes:
- a CDS encoding ABC transporter permease, translated to MLRSISAEWLKLRHSRISLVLAILPIISLLIGCFNFYFNQAALQNGWYSLWTQVSLFYGEFFLPILIAICCAFVCRLEHSNRNWNMILASPLSVTSLFVAKLVIVGILIFSAQAFFMLMYWAAGQLFSIPGSFPMETVVWSLRGWFAAISIAALQLGLSIRIRSFATPIGISLCAVFLGLGMYVLKIGMLFPYSLLTIGMGVLSQKGLTSAENIVFLLMNSLFILLFAIWSIRRLKYKDIASS